The uncultured Treponema sp. genomic sequence TTGACGGAACAAAAAACAGCGTTCAGCTTTCTTATTCAGTTCCAAACGCTGAGCTTGCGCCTTCTTTGATTTTGGGAAAAATTCAGTATGCGGTTGTTCCCGAGCCGTTTGCGACTGTTGCCTGTGAAAAAGATAAAAATATTTTCAGGGCGGTTGATTTCCAGAAGGAATTTTTTGTGCTTTCTGGAATTGAAAATTTTCCAATGACGGTAATTGCCGTGAATGCGAATTTTGCAAAATCAAATCCTGAAAAAGTAAAAAAGTTTCTTGAAGAATATAAAAAAGCTTCAGAGTGGACTTTAAAAAATCCAAAGGAAGCAGGTTTGCTTGTAGAAAAATTTCAGCTTGGATTAAATGCGCAAATTGTAGAAAAAGCAATTCCAAAATGCGCCTTTGTTTTTGAAACAGGAAATCAGGCAAGAAACGGAATTGAAAAACTGCTTTCTGTATTTATGGAATTTGAACCGGCTTCTGTTGGCGGAAAACTTCCAGACGGCGGATTTTATTTTGAATAAAAAAAAGATTTTTGTTTTTTCTGTTGCATTTTTTTTCTTGCTTTGGAAATTTTTTTCACTGGCGATAGATTCTCCTTTGGTTCTTCCCTCTCCTGAATCTGTCGCCGCGGATTTTTTTTCTCTTGCTGCGGAAAAAACTTTTCTTAAATCTTTGGCTTTTACTTTTTTTAGAGTTTTCTGCGCGTTTTTTATTTCGTCATTTTTGGGAATTTTATTTGGCTTTTTATGCACGAAATTTTCTGTCTTGAAAATTTTTTTTGAGCTTCCTCTTGCGTTCATTCGCTCGGTTCCGCTGGTTTCTGTAATTTTGATTGTTCTTTTTTGGCTTGGCTCTGATTCTGTGCCGGTTTTTGCGGCGGTGCTTTTGTCTTTTCCAGTTGTGTTTACGTCGGCTTTTTCTGGATTTTCATTTGAAGATAGAAAAATGGAAAGCGTCTGCAAAATTTTTAAAATCACAGAAATGCAGAAATTTTTATTTTTGAAAATTCCTTACG encodes the following:
- a CDS encoding ABC transporter substrate-binding protein; protein product: MKKIACLFFSLFVCLAFCFPQKVGVLKGPSGIPSAYLMENFSENAEYEVFSGANFLLPKLIKGEVEIGFLPPNVAAKVYNINKGAVVMAAVCGNGMVSLVTKDSSIKKLKDLKGKEIFVAGQGATPDFMFRYILKQNKIKFDGTKNSVQLSYSVPNAELAPSLILGKIQYAVVPEPFATVACEKDKNIFRAVDFQKEFFVLSGIENFPMTVIAVNANFAKSNPEKVKKFLEEYKKASEWTLKNPKEAGLLVEKFQLGLNAQIVEKAIPKCAFVFETGNQARNGIEKLLSVFMEFEPASVGGKLPDGGFYFE